In a genomic window of Balnearium lithotrophicum:
- a CDS encoding DUF7132 family protein, which produces MKVKESKEIRLQKVVTKTGVELLRIVVAPNHFFLEQNPEKPSKYGVAYKKLKEMYPDFFMFWEIKNDEYTGRLLTGALLERGEIDKFIDSILNSEEYKEFEDSKDDLS; this is translated from the coding sequence ATGAAAGTAAAAGAAAGTAAGGAAATAAGATTACAGAAGGTTGTAACCAAAACTGGTGTGGAGCTGCTACGAATTGTGGTAGCTCCCAACCACTTTTTTCTTGAACAGAACCCAGAAAAACCCAGCAAGTATGGAGTGGCCTACAAGAAATTGAAGGAAATGTATCCCGATTTCTTCATGTTCTGGGAAATAAAGAACGATGAATACACAGGAAGGTTGTTGACGGGAGCTCTCCTTGAAAGGGGGGAAATTGATAAATTCATAGATTCTATTCTAAACTCCGAAGAGTATAAGGAATTTGAAGATTCGAAAGATGACCTATCTTAA
- the cas4 gene encoding CRISPR-associated protein Cas4, which produces MIGQVDFDELRTNGIKVNYYFVCKRKLWLFDRGIQLEENSEKITLGKLLHDTAYPSDAKRDIIIDNLISIDIVSGGNIREIKYSRKMEEADRWQLYYYLFYLEQFGIKKKGIINYPRQRKREFIELTDSIRKQMIEILKDIKNILSSPKPPPVKKLPYCKKCAYYTFCFSD; this is translated from the coding sequence TTGATAGGTCAGGTGGATTTTGATGAACTTAGAACGAATGGAATTAAAGTTAATTACTACTTTGTATGTAAGAGGAAACTGTGGCTCTTTGATAGGGGAATTCAGTTAGAGGAGAACTCAGAGAAAATAACTTTAGGAAAACTTCTCCATGATACAGCATATCCTTCAGATGCAAAAAGGGACATTATTATCGACAATTTAATTTCTATTGATATTGTTTCTGGAGGAAATATTAGAGAAATCAAATATTCAAGAAAGATGGAAGAGGCTGACCGCTGGCAACTTTACTATTATCTCTTTTACTTGGAACAATTTGGTATAAAGAAGAAGGGAATAATTAACTATCCAAGACAAAGAAAGAGGGAATTTATTGAACTAACTGACAGTATAAGAAAACAAATGATAGAAATTTTGAAAGACATTAAAAATATACTTTCCTCGCCTAAACCACCACCAGTGAAGAAGTTACCTTACTGTAAGAAGTGTGCCTACTATACATTTTGTTTTTCCGATTAA
- a CDS encoding LysM peptidoglycan-binding domain-containing protein codes for MRKMIAAFSIAVLTGVGIAQAGCPSPTEKYVLCSPDFAFYPESLIKAYNQAKKEKEELEAKLKKCREELSLLRAKESELKSRYGILSNQVEALKSKIAEIQALQRKLEELKRKMGKCEELLKKWRGLPKRYTVKRGDTLWGIASKDYIYGDPWQWPLIYRANRDKIKNPHLIYPKQTLKIPRDINCQDIINARKEALRTPPPKGVKPKKVGPVKAEDVPKTATDYFLCKGCKR; via the coding sequence ATGAGGAAAATGATAGCAGCATTTTCAATAGCAGTTTTAACAGGAGTTGGAATCGCTCAAGCAGGTTGTCCTTCTCCAACGGAAAAGTACGTTCTCTGCTCTCCCGATTTTGCCTTCTACCCTGAATCACTAATAAAGGCCTATAACCAGGCAAAGAAGGAAAAGGAGGAGTTAGAGGCAAAACTCAAAAAATGTAGAGAGGAACTTTCCCTTTTAAGGGCAAAGGAATCAGAACTTAAATCTCGTTATGGCATCCTTTCTAACCAGGTAGAAGCTTTGAAAAGTAAGATAGCAGAAATACAGGCTCTCCAGAGGAAGCTCGAGGAGCTGAAGAGAAAAATGGGTAAGTGTGAGGAGCTCCTCAAAAAGTGGAGAGGTTTACCTAAAAGGTATACTGTTAAGAGAGGAGATACTCTCTGGGGAATTGCTTCTAAGGATTACATCTATGGAGACCCATGGCAGTGGCCACTCATTTACAGAGCGAACAGGGATAAAATCAAGAACCCCCACCTTATTTATCCAAAACAAACCCTCAAAATACCGAGGGATATTAACTGTCAGGACATAATTAACGCAAGGAAGGAAGCTTTAAGAACTCCTCCTCCAAAAGGGGTGAAACCCAAAAAAGTGGGTCCTGTTAAGGCTGAGGATGTTCCCAAAACAGCGACTGACTACTTCTTATGTAAGGGATGCAAAAGATGA
- a CDS encoding glutamine amidotransferase-related protein has product MRAVALKNVEVEGLGNLRESLERRGVSVEELPAYKGEFPEISDFDLLIVLGGPIGVYEEDRFPFLRKEKELLRESLSQGKKILGICLGAQLLAEVLGGKVQKGEWGKEIGWKPIYPQDHLEILYKDEVTVFHWHGDTFEIPQGCVKMASSQMYKNQAFRLGNQAVGLQFHIEVTPEDIEGWISAYRDELKSEGLNESEILGNESLWKRLKIYCDVFTEYLLKL; this is encoded by the coding sequence GTGAGGGCTGTCGCTTTAAAGAATGTAGAAGTGGAAGGACTTGGAAACTTGAGGGAGTCCTTAGAGAGGAGAGGAGTTAGTGTTGAGGAGCTCCCTGCCTATAAAGGTGAATTTCCAGAAATTAGCGACTTTGACCTCCTTATAGTTTTAGGTGGTCCTATTGGTGTTTACGAGGAGGATAGGTTCCCGTTTTTAAGGAAGGAGAAGGAACTTCTAAGGGAAAGTCTATCTCAGGGAAAGAAGATTTTAGGAATCTGTTTGGGAGCTCAGCTCCTAGCTGAAGTTTTAGGGGGGAAGGTACAAAAGGGAGAATGGGGAAAGGAGATAGGTTGGAAACCGATATATCCTCAGGACCACCTTGAAATTCTCTACAAGGATGAAGTTACCGTTTTTCACTGGCACGGTGACACGTTTGAAATTCCCCAAGGATGCGTAAAAATGGCATCCTCACAGATGTACAAGAATCAAGCATTTAGGTTAGGTAACCAAGCAGTTGGCCTTCAGTTTCACATAGAGGTAACTCCTGAGGATATAGAGGGTTGGATTTCAGCTTACAGGGATGAGCTTAAAAGTGAAGGACTCAACGAAAGTGAAATACTTGGGAACGAATCCCTATGGAAGAGATTGAAAATTTACTGTGACGTCTTTACAGAGTACCTTTTGAAGTTATAA
- a CDS encoding efflux RND transporter periplasmic adaptor subunit — MVKRGVLLLTLLLITASCGSEKAAEPVKVKSVSGIKTETVKANQVVEEASFSGYVIPKKEILLSPKVVGYLIRVNVAPGDRVKRNQVLALIDNSDIKPDVEKASAGIKEINETLKELDRALEEVKARKEAAEANYILAERTFERFKNLLREDAVSKQKFDEVRAQYKAAKANLEAVKAKELQILQKKKVLLAKREQIEAGLRKAEAYLSYTKLKSPVNGLVLQKLVDPGNLVSPQTPVLKVGEFPLLVRAFVDNNYINKVRVGSKVNVVVKGKSYEGKIVEVDESSDPVSHKFGIKVLVPELKEIPGTYAVVKFPEKVVNTITVPESAIYRLGALEYVFVIKDGIAHLRLVKTGERIGSRVVVLSGLNPGERIAVSNVNNLVDGARVEG; from the coding sequence ATGGTAAAGAGAGGAGTTCTTCTTCTAACACTTCTATTAATAACTGCCTCCTGTGGTAGTGAAAAAGCGGCAGAACCCGTTAAAGTTAAAAGTGTCTCTGGAATAAAAACTGAAACTGTTAAGGCAAACCAGGTAGTTGAGGAAGCTTCATTTTCAGGCTATGTAATTCCAAAGAAGGAAATTCTCCTATCCCCCAAAGTTGTTGGTTACCTTATTAGAGTAAATGTGGCTCCTGGAGATAGGGTAAAGAGAAATCAAGTACTGGCGCTTATTGATAACTCGGATATAAAGCCTGACGTTGAAAAAGCCTCTGCAGGAATCAAGGAAATAAATGAGACTCTAAAGGAACTTGACAGGGCTTTGGAGGAAGTAAAGGCAAGGAAAGAAGCTGCTGAGGCCAACTACATTCTTGCAGAGAGAACGTTTGAGAGATTTAAAAACCTATTAAGAGAAGATGCTGTATCAAAGCAAAAGTTTGATGAGGTAAGGGCTCAGTACAAGGCAGCAAAGGCAAACTTGGAAGCAGTTAAAGCCAAGGAACTACAAATATTACAGAAAAAGAAGGTACTACTTGCAAAGAGAGAACAGATAGAGGCTGGGTTGAGGAAAGCAGAGGCCTATCTCTCCTACACCAAGTTAAAATCCCCGGTTAACGGCCTCGTTCTCCAGAAACTTGTAGACCCTGGAAATTTGGTTTCCCCTCAGACCCCCGTACTTAAGGTGGGGGAGTTTCCACTTTTAGTGAGGGCTTTTGTTGATAATAACTACATTAATAAGGTAAGGGTTGGAAGTAAAGTAAACGTTGTTGTAAAGGGTAAATCCTACGAGGGAAAGATTGTCGAGGTTGACGAGAGTTCTGACCCTGTTTCACATAAATTCGGAATTAAGGTTTTAGTTCCTGAATTGAAGGAAATTCCTGGAACCTACGCCGTTGTTAAGTTTCCTGAAAAAGTAGTAAACACAATAACTGTTCCAGAATCGGCCATTTACAGGTTAGGAGCTCTCGAGTATGTTTTTGTCATTAAGGACGGAATAGCCCACCTCAGATTGGTTAAAACCGGAGAGAGAATAGGAAGCAGGGTTGTTGTTCTGTCAGGACTAAATCCTGGAGAGAGGATTGCTGTAAGTAACGTTAACAACTTAGTAGACGGTGCAAGGGTAGAGGGGTAA
- the cas2 gene encoding CRISPR-associated endonuclease Cas2, with amino-acid sequence MFIIVTYDVDVKRIDKVRKTLRKYLNWVQNSVFEGEISISNLAKCKAELEKIIEENDSIYFYELKSPYAVTKTVIGEDKNVTDNFL; translated from the coding sequence ATGTTCATCATTGTAACCTATGATGTAGATGTAAAAAGGATTGATAAGGTAAGAAAAACACTAAGAAAATATTTAAACTGGGTTCAAAACTCTGTGTTTGAGGGAGAAATAAGCATATCTAACTTGGCCAAATGTAAAGCTGAATTAGAAAAAATCATAGAGGAAAATGACTCCATTTATTTTTACGAACTTAAGAGCCCTTATGCAGTAACAAAAACTGTCATAGGCGAAGATAAAAATGTAACAGATAATTTTCTATAG
- a CDS encoding efflux RND transporter permease subunit: MKNINLGIAGNITKRFITSKLTPLFLVASLIIGVFAAVLTPKEEDPQIVVPMIDIFIPYPGASSKEVERKVSTRFEKLIWEIKGIDYVYSVSKPGMSLIVARFKVNEDMEDSLVKLYNKLMSNMDKLPPGALHPLVKPKDINDVPIVTLTLWSEDKSPYELRKIAKELCLQLKQINDVSKSWIIGGDVKRFKVIVDKNKLKNYHLSLLQVAQAIKSANAQVNAGKITENNTEYPVEAGEFIKTIDDLKNLVVAVYRNKPVYLRDVANVTEAPIDPDNYVFIGFGPHSEEKGVSKEFIEKHGNQFPAVTVAIAKKKGTNAVVVADKILDKVKEIKGRILPSDVHITVTRNYGKTAEDKFDELMFHLGVAIFAVVIFIGITLGVKEALVVSLAIPTTLALTLFVDLLTGYTLNRVTLFALIFTLGLLVDDAIVVVENIHRHLKLKEMPPLQAAIYAVAEVGNPTILATFTVIAALLPMAFVRGLMGPYMRPIPVNSSIAMFFSLIVAFVISPWAAYYLLRKESEKEGKKVVLEETRTYKIYNRLIRPLLDSALKRWAFLGTIVLLMVGSVALFFTKTVVVKLLPFDNKSEFQVVVDMPEGTSLEETARVAKAIANYVQTIPEVTDFEAYVGTASPFDFNGLVRHYYLRRGGNVADIRINLIDKHERKRQSHDIAKEERPKIQAVARSVDPGANVKIVEVPPGPPVLATLVAEIYGKDDSVRRRIAKEVEEIFKKTPGVVDVDTLVDDDYYKYKIEVDREKARKSGVTEEQIAQTVRIALNGASVSEAHTKYDSDPVPIFVRLPRNQRDDINKLLDLAVMNKQGKLIPLREVVKVKRVLADKTIYHKNLHPVSYVIADVSGKYEAPIYPILAINSYLKNHPLPDGYKLEYSFIPPSIPKTDFKPKMKWDGEWQITYETFRDMGAAFIVALMLIYLLIVGQFQSFVIPMVIMAPIPLTMIGIIPGHWIMSQIFGKTAYFTATSMIGFIALAGIVVRNSIILVDFILMRKREGAPLKDSIIEAGAVRLRPIVLTAAAAMVGSAVILLDPIFQGLAISILFGVFASTTLTLGVIPVLYYIFEKRNWENR, encoded by the coding sequence ATGAAAAATATCAATTTGGGAATAGCAGGAAACATCACTAAAAGGTTCATAACATCAAAACTCACTCCCCTTTTTCTTGTTGCATCACTGATAATTGGAGTATTTGCAGCCGTTCTTACTCCAAAGGAAGAGGACCCACAGATTGTTGTTCCAATGATTGATATATTCATTCCCTATCCGGGAGCTTCCTCAAAGGAGGTTGAAAGAAAAGTTTCAACGAGATTTGAAAAGTTAATCTGGGAGATAAAGGGAATCGACTACGTCTATTCGGTTTCAAAACCGGGAATGTCCCTTATTGTTGCCAGATTTAAAGTCAACGAGGACATGGAGGACTCTCTCGTTAAGCTCTACAACAAGCTAATGTCAAACATGGACAAACTACCTCCTGGAGCTCTCCATCCCCTCGTAAAGCCAAAGGATATTAACGATGTTCCAATAGTAACTCTAACACTTTGGAGTGAGGATAAGAGCCCTTATGAGTTGAGGAAGATAGCTAAGGAGCTCTGCTTACAGTTAAAACAGATTAATGATGTTTCAAAGTCCTGGATAATCGGTGGAGATGTAAAGAGATTTAAAGTTATCGTTGATAAAAATAAGTTGAAGAACTACCACTTATCTCTACTGCAGGTAGCTCAAGCGATAAAGTCAGCTAATGCCCAGGTTAATGCAGGAAAGATAACTGAAAACAACACAGAGTACCCGGTAGAGGCCGGAGAGTTCATAAAGACAATAGACGACCTTAAGAACTTAGTAGTTGCTGTTTACAGGAACAAACCAGTTTACCTAAGGGACGTAGCAAATGTAACGGAAGCTCCAATAGACCCTGATAATTACGTTTTCATAGGTTTCGGTCCCCACTCTGAGGAGAAGGGGGTAAGTAAAGAATTTATCGAAAAGCACGGCAATCAGTTCCCTGCAGTAACAGTTGCCATTGCTAAGAAAAAGGGGACAAACGCCGTAGTTGTTGCAGATAAGATTCTTGATAAGGTTAAGGAGATAAAGGGAAGGATTCTTCCAAGTGACGTTCACATAACAGTAACGAGGAACTACGGTAAGACGGCAGAGGACAAGTTTGATGAACTAATGTTCCACTTAGGTGTCGCCATATTTGCAGTTGTTATCTTTATCGGTATAACGCTCGGTGTAAAGGAAGCTCTCGTCGTTTCACTTGCAATTCCAACGACATTAGCTCTAACCCTATTCGTTGACCTCCTTACAGGATACACTCTAAACAGAGTTACGCTCTTTGCTCTCATCTTTACCTTGGGTCTTTTGGTTGACGATGCTATTGTTGTAGTTGAAAACATACATAGACACCTTAAACTTAAAGAAATGCCTCCTCTTCAAGCTGCCATTTATGCAGTAGCTGAAGTTGGAAACCCCACAATTTTAGCAACGTTTACAGTAATCGCAGCTCTCCTTCCCATGGCCTTTGTTAGGGGGCTTATGGGACCTTACATGAGGCCAATTCCTGTTAACTCATCAATTGCAATGTTCTTCTCCCTCATAGTTGCATTTGTAATTTCTCCCTGGGCTGCATACTACCTCCTCAGGAAGGAATCGGAGAAAGAAGGGAAAAAGGTTGTACTTGAAGAAACAAGAACCTACAAGATTTACAATAGATTGATCCGTCCTCTCCTCGATTCAGCTTTAAAGAGATGGGCCTTCTTAGGAACCATTGTTCTACTAATGGTGGGTTCTGTGGCTCTCTTTTTCACAAAGACCGTTGTTGTCAAGCTCCTTCCATTTGACAACAAGAGTGAATTTCAGGTCGTTGTAGACATGCCGGAAGGAACGTCATTAGAGGAGACAGCAAGGGTTGCAAAAGCTATTGCAAACTACGTCCAGACGATTCCAGAGGTAACCGACTTTGAAGCCTACGTTGGAACTGCCAGTCCCTTTGACTTTAACGGCCTTGTAAGGCACTACTACTTGAGAAGGGGAGGAAATGTAGCAGACATTAGGATAAACCTTATTGACAAACACGAGAGGAAGAGGCAATCCCACGATATAGCTAAGGAGGAAAGACCTAAAATTCAAGCTGTTGCAAGGTCTGTAGATCCAGGGGCAAATGTAAAGATTGTTGAGGTTCCTCCAGGTCCACCTGTTCTTGCAACTTTGGTTGCTGAGATATACGGTAAGGACGATAGCGTTAGAAGGAGAATTGCAAAGGAAGTTGAGGAAATTTTCAAGAAAACACCTGGAGTTGTTGATGTTGATACACTTGTTGATGATGACTACTACAAGTACAAGATAGAGGTTGACAGGGAAAAAGCGAGAAAGTCTGGAGTAACAGAAGAACAGATTGCCCAGACTGTTAGGATTGCACTAAACGGGGCTTCCGTTTCTGAAGCTCACACGAAGTACGATTCTGACCCGGTTCCGATTTTTGTAAGACTCCCAAGAAATCAAAGGGACGACATTAATAAGTTGTTGGACCTTGCTGTAATGAATAAACAGGGGAAATTAATACCTCTGAGAGAAGTAGTGAAGGTTAAGAGAGTCTTAGCCGATAAGACTATCTATCACAAGAACCTTCATCCTGTATCCTACGTAATAGCTGATGTATCAGGAAAGTACGAAGCTCCCATATATCCTATACTTGCTATAAATAGCTACCTTAAAAATCACCCTCTTCCTGACGGTTACAAACTTGAGTACTCCTTTATTCCTCCTTCCATTCCAAAGACCGACTTTAAACCTAAGATGAAGTGGGACGGAGAATGGCAGATAACCTACGAAACGTTCAGGGATATGGGAGCAGCGTTCATTGTTGCTTTGATGCTAATATACCTACTTATCGTTGGTCAGTTCCAATCCTTTGTTATTCCTATGGTTATTATGGCTCCCATTCCTTTAACCATGATAGGAATAATACCTGGACACTGGATAATGAGCCAAATATTTGGAAAGACAGCCTACTTTACTGCAACTTCAATGATAGGTTTTATAGCACTTGCAGGTATTGTCGTTAGAAACTCTATCATCCTTGTTGACTTTATTCTCATGAGGAAGAGGGAGGGAGCTCCCCTCAAAGATTCCATAATTGAGGCAGGGGCTGTTAGGTTAAGGCCTATTGTTTTAACTGCTGCAGCAGCCATGGTAGGTTCAGCGGTTATTCTCTTAGACCCTATTTTTCAGGGTTTAGCAATCTCTATACTCTTTGGCGTTTTTGCGTCAACTACATTAACCTTAGGAGTCATACCTGTGTTATATTACATTTTTGAAAAGAGAAATTGGGAAAATAGATGA
- the cas1b gene encoding type I-B CRISPR-associated endonuclease Cas1b: MTRLYLFKSGTLKRKDNTLVFEYLDGDETKKRYFPVENICDIYLFGQININTSLLNFLSQKGIVVHYFNYHGFYSGSILPKKRNVSGYLVVNQVKHYLIPENRLFLASSFVVGASFHIARNLRKRGISTDYIEELLSDIYSHKDIPSLMNTEGRIREFYYNRFPNILRDDFFRMIKREKRPPSNAINALISYGNSLMYSVVLSEIYKTQLDPTISYLHEPSTSRFSLSLDISEIFKPLIVDSIIFSLVNKNILRKKDFDIDLNYTYLSESGRKKFLKAFDEKLNSTIKHRSLKRNVSYRYLIRLECYKLIKHLSGDKVYTPLKAWW; this comes from the coding sequence TTGACACGATTATATCTGTTTAAATCGGGAACATTAAAACGAAAAGACAATACACTTGTTTTTGAATACTTGGATGGTGATGAAACAAAGAAGAGATATTTCCCAGTAGAAAATATCTGCGACATTTACCTTTTTGGACAGATTAATATAAATACATCACTCCTTAATTTCTTGTCTCAAAAAGGGATAGTCGTTCATTACTTCAATTACCATGGATTTTATTCTGGAAGCATTTTGCCGAAAAAGAGGAATGTTTCTGGCTATTTAGTAGTTAATCAGGTAAAACACTATCTCATTCCTGAAAACCGTTTGTTTCTTGCATCCTCCTTTGTGGTGGGAGCCTCTTTTCATATAGCAAGAAATTTAAGAAAGAGAGGAATTAGCACAGATTATATTGAGGAGCTCCTAAGCGACATTTATAGCCACAAAGACATACCTTCCCTTATGAATACAGAGGGTAGGATTAGAGAATTCTATTACAATAGATTTCCTAATATTCTAAGGGACGATTTCTTTCGGATGATAAAAAGGGAAAAGAGACCACCATCAAATGCTATAAATGCCCTTATATCATATGGAAATTCCTTAATGTACTCGGTAGTTTTATCGGAGATTTATAAAACACAGCTTGATCCAACTATTAGTTATCTTCATGAACCTTCCACAAGCAGATTTTCTCTGTCTTTAGATATTTCTGAAATTTTTAAACCACTAATCGTAGATTCAATTATTTTCTCATTAGTTAACAAAAATATTTTAAGAAAAAAGGATTTTGATATCGATTTAAATTATACATACTTATCCGAATCGGGAAGAAAGAAGTTTTTAAAAGCTTTTGATGAAAAATTGAATTCCACAATTAAGCATAGAAGTCTTAAAAGAAATGTTTCTTACCGTTATTTGATACGCCTTGAATGTTATAAATTAATTAAACATCTATCAGGAGATAAAGTTTATACTCCTTTGAAGGCGTGGTGGTAA
- the cas3 gene encoding CRISPR-associated helicase Cas3', producing the protein MGNVYAKIYFDKNKAVPETLEEHTENLLRELERIREIYGEDLKNSGVNEDFWNALKIACLFHDLGKVSSHFQRKIRKYLNETARIPRALNKEIPHNYLSGIFLYAPEIKRTIPKGYFDYVLFSVLFHHNRNLDFSPEYFRKVIELDIKNKIYDLNWLKKYGFSISSVLTDKAGILYKKLQNYYFNSSNKVKNIKRNRIFILLKGILHRLDYSASAHLPVEEGKICNLEEKLISYLSKKSNFRDLKPFQKKAKDLRNKSVLLTASTGVGKTEFAINWIGGDKAFYTLPVRVSVNAMYDRLISVFKGEQEKIGLLHSDALFYGMGKSEEIEDSLSIEEHIVRTQAARQFSMAITVTTADQLFTAVFKYPGYERIYATLMYSKIVLDEPQSYSPDTLAVIIKGLQEIAIYGGKFCFMSATIHPFINEYLKDYAEELEPVFNPEKKHKIKLEDRSIEELLSEIVSQFNRGKKVLVITNTVRKAQELFKRLSENKDVNVKLLHSLFIQKDRIEKEKQIKIPDKPIVWISTQLVEASLDIDYDVLFTEISSLDSIIQRMGRVYRKQGRVINEDSEPNVVIATQEPSDKGKIYNKEIVNFTLEALREFNCQILTDDKKQDLMMSVYDIRKISNTSFYKKFTENMELLDAGFEADTKRDAQKLFREILNVNVIPKKVYDENFDEIQKAIEIVLDKTRNHLERLRAIYNVNKFTLSMPIYKLKQVIPTQIVSGKFGKEILTVDFDYDSELGLDTSTEPNFGEII; encoded by the coding sequence ATGGGAAATGTTTATGCAAAAATTTACTTTGATAAAAACAAAGCGGTTCCGGAAACTTTAGAAGAGCATACGGAGAATCTCTTAAGGGAACTGGAAAGAATAAGGGAAATATACGGAGAAGATTTAAAAAATTCTGGAGTTAATGAAGATTTCTGGAATGCTTTAAAAATTGCTTGTCTATTTCATGATTTAGGTAAAGTTTCTTCTCATTTTCAGAGAAAGATAAGAAAATATTTGAATGAAACTGCAAGAATTCCTCGAGCTTTGAATAAAGAAATTCCTCATAATTACCTTTCAGGTATATTTTTGTACGCTCCTGAAATAAAAAGGACTATTCCTAAAGGATATTTTGATTATGTTCTTTTTTCCGTCTTATTTCATCACAATAGAAACTTAGATTTCTCGCCGGAATATTTTCGGAAAGTTATTGAGCTGGATATAAAGAACAAAATATATGATTTGAATTGGTTAAAAAAATATGGATTTTCCATATCGTCTGTGCTCACAGATAAAGCAGGAATCCTTTATAAAAAGTTGCAAAATTACTACTTCAACTCCTCTAATAAGGTGAAAAATATTAAAAGGAATAGAATTTTTATCTTACTGAAAGGAATTCTCCATAGATTAGACTATTCAGCATCGGCACATTTGCCTGTTGAGGAAGGAAAAATCTGTAACCTTGAAGAAAAACTGATATCCTATCTTTCCAAGAAGAGTAATTTTAGAGATTTGAAACCATTTCAGAAAAAAGCAAAAGATTTAAGAAATAAGAGCGTATTACTCACTGCTTCGACAGGTGTAGGGAAAACAGAATTTGCTATTAACTGGATTGGAGGGGATAAAGCTTTTTATACTCTTCCTGTTAGAGTTTCTGTTAATGCCATGTATGACAGGCTCATCAGTGTTTTTAAAGGAGAACAGGAAAAAATAGGGCTTTTGCATAGTGATGCTCTGTTTTATGGAATGGGGAAAAGTGAAGAAATAGAAGATTCGCTTTCTATAGAAGAACACATTGTAAGAACTCAAGCTGCAAGGCAATTTTCCATGGCAATTACTGTAACAACGGCTGATCAGCTATTTACGGCTGTTTTTAAATATCCGGGATACGAAAGGATTTATGCTACTTTAATGTATTCAAAAATAGTGTTGGACGAACCGCAGAGTTATTCGCCAGATACCCTTGCAGTGATAATAAAGGGACTTCAAGAAATAGCTATTTACGGCGGAAAATTCTGCTTTATGAGTGCAACAATCCATCCCTTTATTAATGAATATTTGAAAGATTACGCTGAGGAATTAGAACCGGTTTTTAATCCCGAAAAGAAGCATAAAATCAAACTGGAAGACAGGTCAATAGAAGAACTTTTAAGTGAAATCGTTTCTCAGTTTAATAGAGGTAAGAAAGTTTTGGTAATTACAAATACCGTAAGAAAAGCTCAAGAACTCTTTAAGCGTTTAAGCGAAAATAAGGATGTTAATGTTAAGCTTTTACATTCTCTTTTCATTCAAAAGGATAGAATAGAGAAGGAGAAGCAGATAAAAATTCCTGATAAGCCTATTGTGTGGATTTCAACTCAGCTTGTGGAAGCCTCCTTAGATATAGATTACGACGTTCTGTTTACAGAGATATCTTCTTTAGATTCTATAATCCAGAGAATGGGGAGAGTTTATAGGAAACAAGGGAGAGTTATTAATGAAGATAGCGAGCCTAATGTTGTAATCGCTACGCAAGAGCCTTCAGATAAGGGAAAGATTTATAACAAAGAAATTGTAAATTTCACATTAGAAGCTTTAAGAGAGTTTAATTGTCAAATCTTAACTGATGATAAAAAGCAGGATTTGATGATGAGTGTTTATGATATTAGAAAAATATCAAATACAAGCTTTTATAAGAAATTTACTGAAAATATGGAATTATTGGATGCAGGATTTGAAGCTGATACGAAAAGAGATGCTCAGAAACTTTTTAGAGAAATCTTGAATGTAAACGTTATACCGAAAAAAGTTTACGATGAGAATTTTGATGAAATACAAAAAGCAATAGAGATTGTACTGGATAAAACAAGAAATCATCTTGAAAGGCTTAGAGCAATTTATAATGTAAATAAGTTTACATTAAGTATGCCTATTTATAAATTAAAACAAGTCATTCCAACTCAAATTGTTTCTGGTAAATTCGGGAAGGAAATTCTCACTGTTGACTTTGATTATGATAGCGAACTTGGATTAGATACAAGTACAGAACCCAATTTTGGAGAAATTATTTGA